In one Nocardia tengchongensis genomic region, the following are encoded:
- a CDS encoding wax ester/triacylglycerol synthase domain-containing protein yields MSVVSRCRPPADLASVIEFARTEVMSAFDPARPLWRFTVLGGLDEGKSALVLKVHHSLTDGVGGIQIAGEILDFTRAGTAHEPVPGPAPSGDGALGDIVAWNWTAGTDLVRAGMAAIPPIARRALTNPVGAVRDGAAMAESLLRLARPITRTLSPLMTERSLGRRLTVLEVSLETLRRGARVAGCTVNDAFLAAVLIGLRGYHHRHGEKVEELRVAMPISLRRHGDPLGGNRITLARFAVPVAIDGAVDLMRALDATVERWRHEPAIPLSNVVAATFNRLPVGLLTPMFKHVDFIASDVPGSPVALYVAGAKVERIFPFGPTTGTAFNITLISHAGTCCIGINSDTAAVPDPAVLADCIAEGFGAIAALDPAAGDRPASAGPPAPPGTAQS; encoded by the coding sequence ATGTCCGTCGTCTCGCGCTGCCGGCCCCCCGCGGACCTGGCGTCGGTGATCGAGTTCGCGCGCACCGAGGTCATGTCCGCATTCGATCCGGCCCGGCCGCTGTGGCGGTTCACGGTGCTCGGCGGCCTGGACGAGGGGAAGAGCGCGCTCGTGCTCAAGGTGCACCACAGCCTCACCGACGGTGTCGGCGGTATCCAGATCGCCGGTGAGATTCTGGATTTCACCCGTGCGGGTACCGCGCACGAACCGGTCCCCGGCCCGGCGCCATCGGGAGACGGCGCGTTGGGCGACATCGTCGCGTGGAACTGGACGGCGGGGACGGACCTGGTCCGTGCCGGGATGGCGGCGATACCGCCGATCGCGCGGCGTGCTCTCACCAACCCCGTCGGCGCGGTCCGCGACGGCGCCGCGATGGCCGAATCCTTGCTCCGGCTGGCCCGCCCGATCACCAGGACGCTGTCGCCGCTGATGACCGAGCGGAGCCTGGGCCGGCGGCTGACGGTGCTCGAGGTGTCGCTCGAGACGCTGCGGCGGGGTGCGCGTGTGGCCGGCTGCACGGTCAACGACGCCTTCCTGGCCGCGGTTCTGATCGGCTTGCGCGGCTACCACCACCGGCACGGGGAGAAGGTCGAGGAGCTGCGGGTAGCGATGCCGATCAGCCTGCGGCGCCACGGCGATCCGCTCGGGGGCAATCGCATCACGCTCGCCCGCTTCGCCGTCCCGGTCGCAATCGACGGCGCGGTCGATCTCATGCGCGCACTCGACGCCACGGTCGAGCGGTGGCGCCACGAACCGGCGATCCCGCTGTCGAACGTTGTCGCGGCGACCTTCAACCGGTTGCCGGTCGGGCTGCTCACCCCCATGTTCAAACACGTCGACTTCATCGCCTCCGACGTCCCGGGATCCCCGGTCGCGCTCTATGTCGCGGGCGCGAAGGTCGAACGGATCTTCCCCTTCGGTCCCACTACCGGCACCGCGTTCAACATCACGCTGATTTCGCATGCGGGTACCTGCTGCATCGGAATCAACTCCGACACCGCGGCGGTGCCCGATCCGGCGGTGCTGGCC